The sequence GGGTGATGTATCAGTGTGGATTTAGAGTCGTTGATGTGTTGACCCGCCGAGGTGCCGTAAGCCTGTAGCAATAATTTGAGGTGATTGGTGCCTTCTGGAGTTGCTTTATATGTTATCAAGAGATTATCTGCGTACATAAGATGCAGTATTGGTGGAGCTTTTTGAGAAATGCGTAGCCCCTCTATCTTATTTTGTGCTTCAAGTATTTCCAAATTTGTGAAAAGTATTTCCGCACATATAATAAAGATATAAGAAGAAAGAGAGTCTCCCTCCCTGATCAGAGTGATGTATCCATGCGGTGTGACGTCGTTGATATTGATTGAGTAGGTTACCATATATATGCATACCATAATATAATCCACAATGTCGATTTGTTTACTTGTCGGGTCTCCAGACACCACAACTTTTGCAGCCTGGACCGACAACATTCTCGGTTCCATCGTCAACATGGTTCCGGGAGGAAACCCTCCGTGAATTGCAAAAGTCACAAAACACCTAAATTTCTGCACTAGTGGATAAAATCTtcaatccaaaaaataaaaatataaataaataaataagaagaacTACAATGGGTGGAGCAGTGATCTCCCAGTTTCTCAGTCGCTCTCTACTTCTTCCCTTATTTCCCTTCTTCATTGTACAGTCTCTCTccccctctctctctctttttagcTCTTTCTGTGAATCCTAATTATTTgattatgtatttttctttttgtcaaaTTCGAAGTGGGGTTCTTATAAAACCTTAAGAAATTCGTCCTCATCATTGCCATTTCTCAAAGCAACAACGCTTCTGAAACTTCTGATTCTTCTACCACCAGTACAATTAGCTCCGTGAAGTAAGTTGCATTTCATTTCTTAGTATTTAAACACTTAGGGAATCATAAAAACTGTACCCTTTTCAGTATTTGTGGTAGTGATTGATGCAAAGCATATGAATTTTACAGTTTGTAATTTAAAGTTTGAGTCTTTTTTGATAATTAGGAttggaattgttgaatttggggaattcaactttgaaaatgttctattTGCAGGAAAAGGATTGTATCTGGAGTACAACCTACTGAGTCTGTACACTAACTTGGTGCAATTAAAGATTGTATTATTCTTCAGGTTGGTTTGGTTTATGGTTTCTTTTTGTGGCTCAAAGAACTTACATTGTTTTTATCTGCTTTCGTAACTTGAAGTTGTTCCCTTTTGGTTCTCCTTGCAGATTACGTAAGAAATGTTGTTCTTTATTGAGGATCCACATGCGGCAAGTGCTGTGGATTTAATGTCGATATTTGCTTAGTGGTTCTGGTGAGCTAGTAATGTCGCAAATGTAAACTACAATGTAGAATTCAGTTTATTGAGGCATCTTTAACCAATGAACACCACTGAAGCACCTTCTACCATGCTCTTCACTTTGCTTCCCTGCATGTTATGAGTGGAAGAAATATTTTCAAACATACTAATATTGGCTCCACACCGTAGGAGTTTCCCTAATAGAGAAGTTTAACGATTGGAATGTTTCTGCAGTTAACTTTACAtaatgaaccaaaaaatgttTCGTAGGAACAAGGAGTACAGAAGCTATTTATCTAGATTGTGGCGTTGATACCTCCAAGATCTGGTGTTTGTTTATGATTCCGTGGTTCTGTTTGATGCAAGTGAAGTTGTATCCAATTGTTATCATATATGTACTAAAAAATTGGTTGTCACTTGTCATGCAACCATATCTGCTGTCTTGGTCTTTGTGCAGTCTCATGTGCATGCCCATGCAGAACTGATGTAGCTAGTAAGTACTGTTAAATTAATTGGCTGGCTGAATAGAATGATTCAATTCAAAGAGAACTCTGGCGGGGCAGTGCGTTATTTGCTGTATGGAAGCTCCATTCTTTTCAAAGAGAAGTCTGGCAAGGCAGTGCGCTATTCTCTAGCCATCCCCAGAAGTACTTCATCCAGCAaagtaacgcaacaagaagaaagagGCGGTCTAGTCTATTGGCGTGGTTCCAGATATGGTGAGGTTTTGGAAAGCCTACAAGTACTTAGTTTCATCAAATTTATGGTATTTATGATCAATTATTGGATTCTGATCATGTTGGTTTTCGATTACTCTTACTGTAGTTTTGTTACTGATTTTTACATTCCATCTCTCTTTTGGTCAGTGATACCCCAGAAGTTCCCGGAAAAAAACCATTTTATATAGAATCTGAGATGGGTGAACCAGACAATGCAAAATCATTACCTTTTTTTGAATCTCTCCCTCGACCATGGTTGTGAACCTAAGGAAACCACTTGCAATGATACCTCATCCCCAGTAGAAGCCATAGTAGAAGATACTGTAGTATGTAACAATTTCGCTCCCAATAGTCTTCCCAGCATATTACCACTTCAATTCCCGTTTTTGCAACCTAACACTGAAGTGGAGAACTGTGGCAGGGAGAATACTATTTTAATCATCAGGTCTTAAAGCCAACAACAGCTATCCTTGGCATAGACCGTGTGAATGTTGACGAATTTGCTGCCGGATCTTGTACCTGTTCATGCAGATCAGAAACAACACATGTAGCTCACCCGTGAGCTGGCTGAGCAAGTAAATTATCTATATGGAGGAAAGAAATGGAAGAAAATGAGAGGGTAAGAGTGAAAGTTATTCCCAATCATTATGGCTTTTGTTATTCCTGGATCATCTAATTAACTGCATATGTATTTTACCAACAGACGGGTATTCAATTTTTAAGTCGGATTCTGTATACTTGATACTCGGTTGATGGTCTTCAATTGAGCGCGTGGAGTATCATTCTTTTACTGGAGCGAGTCTTACTTTGATCAATCTTAGTATAGGTTCCTGAACCCCTTATTCCACCAGCAGGAGCGCTTGAAGTATTGTCTCTTACAGATGGTCTTTCAAAGGTAGACTGTATAAAGTAGTTACTTATTATTCAATTTCTTTTCGGTGCATAGTAATTTCTTTTCCATTTGCTGATAGATGTCCAACTCAGATCCTTCTGATCAGTCCCGAAGGAATCTTCTCGACCCTAAAGATGTAAGTATGCACTTCTATGCTTTTTATGTCCATCTGTTTTAACTTCAGATGCGCTTGTGATTTATGAACCCACAGTTCACAGCTCCTACATATAATGTATTTGTGGGGGATGTTGGATAAAAAACACGGTTAAACACGGCTTCTGTTTGATTCACTCTACCTACTACCTgttcttttataaaaaaaacaagATAAAACACTGCAAAACTGATTCACTCCCTGGGACAGTAACTACCCTCATTGTTATTGGTTTCTTTAATAATTATATCCCGTGGGCCTAGCATATACTCTCATGTGAATATTTGAATTTATTGTTGTCAATTGGGAAGAGAAAAGGAGgcagtaaaaaaaaaacaaaacatcaaAGTACTTTAatctctccttcttctttttaaCTATAGTTCTACCTACTTCTATCACAAGCAGAGTGTCAAACAAGATTTTTAGCAGTGTCTCTAACTCATGGATAATGAACCCATAAAGGTATTTTACACTATTCCTTACAAGTCTTTACATATTTCAATTTTTGAGTTTGCACTATAATAAATAGAAACAACTGATTGAGTTTGAGATTTATTGTTTAAGAGAAAAATCAAACAACGACAAAGATAAAGAAAAAGTGTTGAACTGAAAAACTTACCTCTGGGACAGAACTGTTGTCTGCCATAACTAAAAGGGGTGGATTGGGAGGATGAAGAAGATCACTGAAGATATAATGAAGATTAATAGTAAAAGTTGAAATGTTTTTCTTATTATATTGCCACTCAAAATAAAGTGATAAGAAAGTTGGGTACCATCTAGGAAACTAGAATCTTTAAATGCTGTCTGGGAAAAGCATAGAAAAGCCCAAGTATGTGATGACTTTGGTGTAAATATCCAAGTCAGAGTGAAATCCCGGACAGTGAAACATCATGGCTGGTGTAACAGGCCTCTAAATCCTTGGTTATTCTTCAGCAACACCTCATGAACTTCAGTACAAATTCaagcaacaacatcaacaaaacttCCTCCAAGTTCTTACATTTCCAataaatcaaggtcgaaatctaaCAGACACAGCTCTCCTTTAAAATACCGACACCATTACTTCTTTATAATTTTAAACCCACACCCCAAACCTCACCCTATCAAACATGCCATAAAAGAAGTCGTTCACAAGAATGCAAGTAGTGGGTATGCTGCTGCCCTGCTTGATATATCATGTTGCAACAACATATGCAGTTAAAAAAGATGTGCACAACCTACCACAACCACAATATATACAAGTAGGCTTTCTACCACTGTAGTCTGACAACAAACAAAGTGACATAAGGATTTAATAGTGTCGCTATAAGGATATAAGATCACCACACTAGCAAATAAACGAAAGTGCTCAGGATTGTCATTTGATTCAACAGATTGGCAAGTCCCAGAGTGAAAACTGCAGCCTTTATGCTTCTGAGTATCTAAAACTCTGAAACGATCTGAAATCAAACTTTGACGTATGAAAAAGAAAGGCAGCTTAGGTTTGGAATTCACAGAATCGaacaaccacaaaaaaaaaaaaaaagaaaaaagaaaacatactGAACTAAAACTTTGTAAGGTATGAAACTAAAGTTATTCATTGTGAGCAAAAACTCAGAAGCACATAGGTAGTTATAGGATTAATCCCATGTTGCTGATGGTGAAAAGAAACACCAAGTAGTCATTAAAAATCCCATCTATTTTTACTTTTCCATCCTTGCAGCTAATAGCATACAGAAGGTTGTCTACAATTACAATAAAAGCTTTAGAGCACCAGAGGGTTCAGAAGGTGGGTTTAGAGGAGGATGAGCAACATGACGACAAGTTTAGTGATCGTCTACTGGTCTCGCGAGAGCcaacatatttttcttctttctcttttgtgTCTGCCTGCGTGTCTGTGTGTGTTATCTGACTAAGCCTTTGAGATAGGGTCAATCTAGTTAGCTAATTGTATACGTTTTAGCAATTGATGCAAATGAATAAGAAAGGATAAACAAAATCTAACATTTTAAATTCCGAAATATACTTAAAGAGAACCAATTAAACAGCTTAAAAGGCCTTTATGCAAATggattgttgattttttttacctATTAGGATGCTCTCTCTCAATCGAGCAAATCAGATATTGCCGTCTTCTTGAAAGGGTCGACCTGTGCCAATTGTCCAGCAACAAACTTGTTCGGGGTTAAATTATCAGCCATCATCCTCTCTCTTAACCCATAAGCCGGAACTTTGGCTTTTATATAAGCCTGGAGAAGAGATTGGTAATCCCAAATTTTACTCACATAACCCGATTGCTTTAAATGGTGAAAGATCTTCTCAGTGTTATGAATATCACCtcttcttgaatattgatccattATCACATGGAAAGACTTATACAATGGTGGCTTCTTTCGTTTATCCCATTGCTGCAGAGCCTTCTGCAAAACTGCATCCGCTTTTTCAACCTCCCCAGCATCTATGTAGAGCTTCACAAGAGAGTCCCAAAGAAACCGATTTATAGGACAACCAGAACTTGCCATTCTTTTTACCAAATCTTCACCTTTTGCAAGTAGCTTATGGTCTACATAAACATCCATGAGAGCTGTATAAACCTTCGATGAGATATTCCTCCCTGACTTGATCCTTTTTTCAAATATTTCTTCTGCCTTTTCTACTCTTCCCACTTTGCCAAAAGCACTGATGGCAGCCAAGCAGTCATCAGCATGACCGTCCGCTTCACAAACCTTCCATATCCTTTCAACCTCATCGGCCTTACCAAGAGCCGCATACAGAGGAAGTAAATTCTTACACGCACCATGATTTTCCTCCAAACCTTCCCCTTCCATCTCCTTCAAAATCTCCCCTGCCTTCTCACCGAACCCTGCACCAATATAGTGTCTAGCCAAAACGGCACGGATATAGTTATCTAACTCCAAACCATCACTCTTCAGGGCTTCAACCAACTCTTCCATCCCTGCTATATCATTAGCCTCCCCTTTCAAATCAATCAACAGCAGGTAAGTGAACCGAGTCGGCTTCACATCATTTTCCTCCATTAACAACAATACACTCTTTATCTTCCTCTTATCAAATTTCTTATACAACAATATCATCTGTTGACAAACAAAACCACTCACCGGAAACCCCAACTCCCTCATTTTCTCAAACACTTGTTCAGCATTCTTCACATCACCAACACTAACATAATTCCACAACATAGTCCCATACACCGTCTCCCCCTTACACGTCTCCGGAATCGAATTGTTCATATACTTCTCAGCCAATGCCATTCCGCGTCTCTTAGCAATCAAATCGAGGCGAGTCGCATAATCTTTCTCCTCTTCACAGTTAAACAAGTGTTTTGATTCTAACCAGTTTGATAATTGATATGCAAATTCATACATTTTGCATTTCCTAAGATTATGTAACACTTCCCTGATCTTAACATGCTCCACTTCCTTAATTTCTTCCATAGACTTATCAAGTGCTGCATAAACATCCCTTGAAGGTGCACTGGCTACTACATTAAATAGACTGAAAGAAACAGTTCTTACCTCCTCCTTTTCCTCAGCCTTGGGTACTGCATCTTCTTCCTTAGTAGAAGAATCACCGAGCTCATCGATCCCATCTTCCAGATTTTCACCTTCATCTTCTTGTTGTCGTTGTTGTTCTTCCCCGTTACTCTTTGCATCTGATTGTGAGTTAGAACCAAGAAATGTGAAGAAATTTCGATGATGTGGTTGGGTCTGATGAAGATTAATTGGTTGATTTTGTGAAATTTGATGAAGAATGTTTGATTTCGATTGATATGTTTGGGGAGGAGCTGCTGCTTCTACTGCTCTTAAACAATGTAGTCTGGTTCTAAAAAGATTTGAAGCTCTACGGGGAGTAAACATGATGGTGATGATTGTGGAATGCTAGATCTGGAATTGGATTAAAGCATGATGAATCGATGATGATTGGGAAATTTTAAAAACcttaaaccctagaaattttgttaggatCCTTCCTCTTCCCCAGCAGAACGAAGCTCAAAAATGAGAGAATGGAATGGAGTTTACTTATTTCAACCCAAAAATATGTGTCCTACTCCGAGTCGGATCAGATATGTGAGCTGAATCAGATCTCCAATCAGACATCACAGTTCTAGCTTCTCATGCGGTGGTATATGTGATTTTGTACATGATCCAAGTAACTCTGAGTCAGATAGGATATATTAGTTGAATCAGATCAGACATTAGAATCTGACATCTAACTCAGTTCTACTAGAGGCAGATTCAAATCCGGACTCAAATCCGAACAAAAAATCATGCACAACCAACTTAACACCATGATTTTTACAAACAAGTTTTACAAGTAAAATTTGTGCTTCTTTTTGGCGAGCGTAGAATTATTCAAAACTTTCGTTTGGCCGTGAAATCCTTTAAATTTTCGCGTCTTTTAAAATACAGATCtgaattttaagaaaaaaaatccatattTTAAAAGCTTTTCCACATAACGGGTACAAATAAGAATGTATTCAACTCTTTTTAAGCAAAAAATTATATTCTTCTCAAAAATTTTAGTGTTAAAAGTGGGCGCGAATGCAGGTACACTAACAAAATTATTTACCTAGGCTGACAACAGTAACCAAGCCCCCTCTAATTCTGACCCTAATGTTCTCGCTTAGTATCCAGTAgttaaaataaaatttccgagttCCTATCAAACCAAAATTGCACGACTTTGTTTTACATACTAAAAGAAATTCTCCTTTCCTAACCGGACTCTTTTTTGCTAATGCAAATTCCTAACCGATAAAACTGAAACTCTCAGTAAcgcatctccatctccatctttgCTTGATCTGTTAAGCATGAACTCTCATTCAATTTGCCTAAAGAAGATAATCATATGAcagatcaaagaagaagaaaatcatcatCATGATGTTCACAAAGAGTATCAACTTAGTACTCATCCTAGTCCTAGTAATCCTATTAACACCACCATACAATTGTGCACAAAGCGATACTGATGGTCGTGCACCTGCAGACAACA comes from Papaver somniferum cultivar HN1 chromosome 7, ASM357369v1, whole genome shotgun sequence and encodes:
- the LOC113296577 gene encoding pentatricopeptide repeat-containing protein At1g80270, mitochondrial-like — encoded protein: MFTPRRASNLFRTRLHCLRAVEAAAPPQTYQSKSNILHQISQNQPINLHQTQPHHRNFFTFLGSNSQSDAKSNGEEQQRQQEDEGENLEDGIDELGDSSTKEEDAVPKAEEKEEVRTVSFSLFNVVASAPSRDVYAALDKSMEEIKEVEHVKIREVLHNLRKCKMYEFAYQLSNWLESKHLFNCEEEKDYATRLDLIAKRRGMALAEKYMNNSIPETCKGETVYGTMLWNYVSVGDVKNAEQVFEKMRELGFPVSGFVCQQMILLYKKFDKRKIKSVLLLMEENDVKPTRFTYLLLIDLKGEANDIAGMEELVEALKSDGLELDNYIRAVLARHYIGAGFGEKAGEILKEMEGEGLEENHGACKNLLPLYAALGKADEVERIWKVCEADGHADDCLAAISAFGKVGRVEKAEEIFEKRIKSGRNISSKVYTALMDVYVDHKLLAKGEDLVKRMASSGCPINRFLWDSLVKLYIDAGEVEKADAVLQKALQQWDKRKKPPLYKSFHVIMDQYSRRGDIHNTEKIFHHLKQSGYVSKIWDYQSLLQAYIKAKVPAYGLRERMMADNLTPNKFVAGQLAQVDPFKKTAISDLLD